The proteins below come from a single Dinghuibacter silviterrae genomic window:
- a CDS encoding trans-sulfuration enzyme family protein: protein MKPITKAIRTRIAQTGEMEHSSPLFLTSSFTYDSAEDMRAAFADETEANIYSRFSNPNVQEFTDRVCALEGAEAGFATASGMAAIFGTFLSFLKTGDHLLSCSSIFGSTHSLITKYLSRWGISYTYADVNQPDTWASLIQPNTKMLFIETPTNPGLDLIDLEWVSNLARQAGILLVVDNCFATPIAQRPIDYGADLVIHSATKWMDGQGRVLGGVVVGKEQLIHDIYLFCRTTGPALSPFNAWVLSKSLETLQVRMDRHASSALTLAGTLEGHPRLSWMKYPFLPSHPQYAIATKQMTNGGGIFCFELKGGLDSGRRFLDALELLSLTANLGDSRTIASHPASTTHAKLSEAERLAVGITPGLIRISVGLEDPADLLADIRQALDRC, encoded by the coding sequence ATGAAACCTATCACAAAAGCCATACGCACCCGGATCGCCCAGACCGGGGAGATGGAACATTCATCCCCGTTATTCCTGACCTCCAGCTTTACCTACGACAGCGCGGAGGACATGCGGGCCGCCTTTGCGGACGAGACAGAAGCCAATATCTACAGCCGGTTCAGCAACCCGAACGTACAGGAATTCACCGACCGCGTCTGCGCCCTCGAAGGCGCCGAGGCCGGTTTCGCCACCGCCTCCGGCATGGCCGCCATCTTTGGCACCTTTTTGTCGTTCCTGAAGACCGGGGATCACCTCCTGTCATGCAGTTCCATCTTTGGATCCACCCACTCCCTGATTACAAAATACCTTTCCCGCTGGGGCATCAGCTACACTTACGCGGACGTAAACCAGCCCGATACCTGGGCGTCGCTGATCCAACCCAACACCAAGATGCTCTTTATCGAGACCCCGACCAACCCTGGGCTCGACCTCATCGACCTCGAATGGGTGAGCAACCTGGCCCGCCAGGCAGGTATCCTCCTGGTGGTGGACAACTGTTTTGCCACACCTATCGCCCAAAGACCCATCGACTACGGCGCCGACCTCGTCATCCACTCCGCCACCAAATGGATGGACGGCCAGGGCCGCGTCCTGGGCGGCGTGGTCGTCGGAAAGGAACAGCTCATCCACGACATATACTTGTTTTGCCGGACCACGGGGCCTGCCTTGTCTCCGTTCAACGCCTGGGTCCTCAGCAAAAGCCTGGAAACCCTCCAGGTCCGCATGGACCGGCACGCTTCCAGCGCGCTTACGCTCGCGGGTACCCTCGAAGGGCATCCCCGGCTGTCGTGGATGAAATACCCCTTCCTCCCGTCCCATCCGCAGTACGCCATTGCCACCAAGCAAATGACCAACGGCGGGGGGATCTTCTGCTTCGAGCTCAAAGGCGGGCTCGACAGCGGACGGCGCTTCCTTGATGCGTTGGAGCTCCTGTCCCTCACGGCCAACCTTGGGGATTCCCGGACGATTGCGTCCCATCCGGCGTCTACGACGCACGCGAAGCTCTCCGAAGCGGAGCGGCTGGCGGTGGGGATTACGCCGGGGCTGATCCGCATCTCCGTGGGGTTGGAGGATCCGGCCGATTTGCTGGCGGATATCAGGCAGGCGCTCGACCGGTGTTAA
- a CDS encoding OsmC family protein — translation MLIELKRIDDNFGFEAQDANGNTVRLDAGTASGGTEHGARPMQLLLMGLGGCSGIDIVSILKKQRQQIDDFTIQIDGQREAGKEPSLWENVNIRFHLKGDIEPGKAERAVELSMAKYCSVAETLRKSGTHLTWTVAVNQTV, via the coding sequence ATGCTGATCGAATTGAAACGGATAGACGACAACTTCGGCTTCGAGGCTCAAGACGCGAACGGCAACACCGTCCGTTTGGATGCAGGGACCGCTTCCGGCGGGACCGAGCACGGTGCCCGCCCCATGCAACTCTTGCTGATGGGTCTGGGCGGATGTAGTGGCATTGACATTGTCAGCATCCTGAAAAAACAGCGCCAGCAAATCGACGATTTCACCATACAGATCGATGGTCAACGGGAAGCCGGCAAGGAGCCCTCGCTATGGGAAAACGTGAACATCCGCTTTCACCTCAAGGGCGACATCGAACCCGGAAAGGCCGAAAGGGCGGTCGAATTATCCATGGCCAAATATTGCTCCGTAGCCGAAACCCTGCGCAAATCCGGCACACACCTCACCTGGACCGTTGCCGTAAATCAGACAGTATGA
- a CDS encoding homoserine O-acetyltransferase family protein, whose translation MPSLVQYYRHKRPFALEGGMILNEMTIAYHTFGRLNEDGDNVVWVCHALTANSNAEEWWTGLIGPGKVIDTEKYFVVCDNILGSCYGTEAALFDGDEPTLVTIRDMVGVHRLLREHLGIGQIRLLMGGSMGGYQVLEWAIQEPDVVRELFLIGTAASESAWGIAIHSAQRLAIEADPTWKEGGEKGLMAARGIGMLTYRTYQQFVSAQTGPQEVLQGFRAESYIRYQAEKLARRFDARNYWLLTRSMDSHHIARGRGMSIEAALQGIKQRTLVIGIDSDLLCPFVEQKFLAQHLPHARLIGIDSIYGHDGFLTESAKIGGYLREWLEGS comes from the coding sequence ATGCCGTCTTTAGTACAATATTACCGTCACAAACGCCCGTTCGCGCTGGAAGGAGGGATGATCCTGAACGAAATGACCATCGCGTACCATACGTTTGGCCGCCTGAATGAGGACGGGGACAATGTCGTCTGGGTTTGTCACGCGCTTACGGCCAACAGCAATGCCGAAGAATGGTGGACCGGTCTGATCGGCCCGGGTAAGGTGATCGATACCGAAAAGTATTTCGTGGTCTGTGACAATATCCTGGGGTCCTGTTATGGAACCGAGGCTGCCTTGTTCGACGGAGACGAGCCTACCCTGGTGACCATCCGGGATATGGTGGGCGTGCATCGTCTCCTGAGGGAACACCTCGGGATCGGGCAGATACGGCTCCTGATGGGGGGCAGCATGGGCGGTTACCAGGTCCTGGAATGGGCCATCCAGGAACCGGATGTCGTCCGCGAGCTGTTCCTGATCGGGACGGCGGCGTCGGAAAGTGCCTGGGGTATAGCCATCCATTCAGCCCAGCGTCTGGCGATCGAGGCGGATCCCACCTGGAAGGAAGGCGGGGAAAAAGGCCTGATGGCCGCCCGGGGCATCGGCATGCTCACCTACCGGACCTATCAGCAATTTGTGTCCGCCCAAACGGGTCCGCAGGAGGTCCTCCAGGGCTTCCGGGCGGAATCGTATATCCGTTACCAGGCCGAAAAGCTGGCCCGGAGGTTCGACGCCCGCAACTACTGGCTCCTGACCCGGAGCATGGACAGCCACCACATCGCCCGAGGGCGGGGTATGAGCATAGAGGCTGCGCTCCAAGGGATTAAGCAACGGACCCTGGTCATCGGGATCGACAGCGACCTCCTTTGTCCCTTCGTGGAACAAAAATTTCTGGCCCAGCACCTGCCCCACGCCCGGCTGATCGGGATCGACTCGATCTACGGACATGACGGTTTTCTGACAGAATCGGCCAAAATCGGTGGATATTTAAGGGAGTGGCTTGAGGGGTCTTAA
- the uvrA gene encoding excinuclease ABC subunit UvrA, with product MQDAQEFIDVFGARVHNLRNIDIHIPKNKMVVITGISGSGKSSLAFDTIYAEGQRRYMETFGAYARQFIGEMERPDVDKITGLSPVISIEQKTTNKNPRSTVGTITEVYDFLRLLYARIGEAYSYNTGKKMVKFSEEEIVANIYQKFKGKKITLLAPLVRGRKGHYRELFEDVRKKGYLKVRVDGDILDLAPKMQVDRYKIHDIEVVVDRLPVTDDMKVRLSQSVQKTLQTGKDLLFLLVGDGGKALQYSKQLMCEDTGISYEEPSPNSFSFNSPYGACPVCKGLGTIYQVDLDAIIPDREVSIKDGGIAPLGGERASYVYKQVEGILRKYRVKPETPIKDVPVKALNVILYGNEAGEGTTEVGFDEETAAENPDAYEGVVNMVKRWFSGAMSEGVREWAEKFMELKTCDTCEGARLKKESLWFRVANENISELSSWNLDTLWTWFSTVEKHLSAKQNTIAKDILKEIRERLQFLLDVGLTYLTLDRPTRTLSGGESQRIRLATQIGSQLQGITYILDEPSIGLHQRDNHRLIDALRNLRDIGNSVLVVEHDKDIMMAADYLVDVGPKAGLHGGRIVAQGDPKDLLKLDTLTSSYLNGHRRIEVPTTRREGSGKFLELIGASGNNLQKVSARFPLGTFICVTGVSGSGKSTLINETLYPILSQYCYGSKAAPLEYKSVKGLEHIDKVIEIDQSPIGRTPRSNPATYCGFFTEIRQLFAAIPEAKIRGYNAGRFSFNVKGGRCDVCEGGGMRVIEMNFLPDVYVPCEKCNGRRYNRETLEIRYKGKSISDVLDMSVDEAVEFFASVPYLYRKIKVLQDVGLGYITLGQSAVTLSGGEAQRVKLATELSKRDTGKTFYILDEPTTGLHFEDIRHLIEVLDKLVERGNTILVIEHNLDVVKVADHIIDLGPEGGVGGGRILCTGTPEEILSCTESHTARFLKAELPAGVVPMKRPPSKAAPTGLPPTKAEREAALAAAKAEAKAAKAAAAQDAAPRKTAAKTPPAAKSARKKK from the coding sequence ATGCAAGACGCCCAGGAATTTATCGACGTTTTTGGAGCCCGGGTGCATAACCTGCGGAACATAGACATACACATTCCCAAAAATAAAATGGTGGTCATCACGGGGATCAGCGGGAGCGGCAAGTCTTCCCTGGCCTTTGATACCATCTATGCCGAGGGGCAGCGCCGGTATATGGAGACCTTTGGCGCTTATGCCCGTCAATTCATCGGGGAAATGGAACGGCCGGACGTGGACAAGATCACCGGTTTGTCCCCCGTCATCTCCATCGAGCAGAAAACGACCAACAAAAATCCCCGTTCCACGGTGGGCACAATCACGGAAGTGTACGACTTCCTGCGGTTATTGTACGCCCGTATCGGAGAAGCGTACAGCTATAATACGGGGAAAAAAATGGTGAAGTTTAGCGAGGAGGAAATCGTCGCGAACATCTACCAAAAATTCAAAGGCAAAAAAATCACCCTCCTGGCGCCCCTGGTCCGGGGCCGTAAGGGCCACTACCGCGAGCTTTTCGAGGACGTCCGCAAAAAAGGCTACCTCAAGGTGCGCGTCGACGGGGACATCCTGGACCTCGCGCCAAAGATGCAGGTGGACCGGTACAAAATCCACGACATCGAGGTCGTGGTCGACCGGCTCCCGGTGACGGATGACATGAAGGTGCGCTTGAGCCAAAGCGTGCAAAAGACCCTCCAGACCGGGAAGGACCTGTTGTTCCTGCTGGTCGGCGACGGCGGCAAGGCCCTGCAGTACTCCAAACAACTGATGTGCGAGGACACCGGTATTTCGTACGAGGAACCCTCCCCCAATTCTTTTTCCTTCAATTCTCCGTACGGTGCGTGTCCCGTGTGTAAAGGGCTGGGCACCATCTACCAGGTTGACCTGGACGCCATCATACCCGACCGGGAAGTCTCCATCAAAGACGGCGGCATCGCGCCCCTCGGCGGGGAGCGCGCGTCTTATGTCTATAAACAGGTGGAAGGCATCCTGCGCAAATACCGTGTAAAGCCCGAAACCCCGATCAAAGACGTGCCCGTTAAGGCACTCAACGTCATCCTGTACGGCAACGAAGCCGGGGAAGGCACGACGGAAGTGGGTTTCGACGAGGAGACCGCCGCCGAAAACCCCGACGCCTATGAAGGCGTCGTCAACATGGTCAAACGCTGGTTTTCCGGGGCCATGAGCGAGGGTGTGCGGGAATGGGCCGAGAAATTCATGGAGCTCAAAACCTGCGACACCTGCGAGGGCGCCCGTCTGAAAAAAGAAAGCCTTTGGTTCCGGGTGGCGAACGAAAACATTTCAGAGCTGAGCTCGTGGAACCTGGATACGCTCTGGACGTGGTTTTCCACTGTGGAGAAACACCTCTCGGCGAAACAAAACACCATCGCCAAAGACATCCTCAAGGAAATCCGCGAACGGCTCCAGTTCCTCCTGGATGTGGGCCTGACCTACCTGACGCTCGACCGGCCCACCCGGACCCTGAGCGGGGGTGAGTCCCAACGCATCCGGCTGGCCACCCAGATCGGGTCGCAGCTCCAGGGCATCACCTATATCCTCGACGAGCCCTCCATCGGTCTCCACCAACGGGACAACCACCGGCTCATCGACGCACTACGGAACCTGCGCGACATCGGCAACAGCGTCCTCGTCGTGGAACACGACAAAGACATCATGATGGCCGCCGACTACCTCGTGGACGTAGGTCCCAAGGCCGGTCTTCACGGCGGCCGGATCGTGGCGCAGGGCGACCCGAAGGACCTGTTGAAGCTCGACACCCTCACCTCCAGCTACCTCAACGGGCACCGCCGGATCGAGGTTCCCACCACCCGCCGCGAAGGTTCGGGCAAGTTCCTCGAACTCATCGGCGCCTCCGGGAACAACCTGCAAAAGGTCAGTGCACGTTTTCCCCTCGGTACGTTTATCTGTGTCACGGGGGTTAGTGGTAGTGGGAAAAGTACCTTGATCAACGAAACCCTTTACCCGATCCTCAGTCAGTACTGTTACGGATCCAAGGCCGCACCGCTCGAATACAAAAGCGTCAAGGGCCTCGAACACATCGACAAGGTCATCGAGATCGACCAAAGCCCCATCGGCCGCACCCCCCGGAGCAACCCCGCCACCTACTGCGGTTTCTTCACGGAAATACGGCAGCTTTTTGCCGCCATCCCCGAAGCCAAAATCCGCGGCTACAACGCCGGCCGTTTCTCCTTCAACGTCAAGGGCGGCCGCTGCGACGTCTGCGAAGGCGGCGGCATGCGCGTCATCGAAATGAACTTCCTCCCCGACGTCTATGTCCCTTGCGAAAAATGCAACGGCCGCCGCTACAACCGCGAGACCCTCGAAATCCGTTACAAGGGGAAGTCCATCAGCGACGTCCTCGACATGAGCGTGGACGAGGCCGTCGAGTTCTTCGCCAGCGTCCCCTATCTCTACCGGAAAATCAAGGTCCTCCAGGACGTCGGCCTCGGCTATATCACCCTTGGCCAGTCCGCCGTTACCCTTAGCGGCGGCGAGGCCCAGCGTGTCAAGCTCGCCACCGAGCTCTCCAAACGCGACACCGGAAAGACTTTCTATATCCTCGACGAGCCCACCACGGGTCTTCACTTTGAAGACATCCGCCACCTCATCGAGGTCCTCGACAAACTCGTCGAACGCGGCAACACCATCCTCGTCATCGAACACAACCTCGACGTCGTCAAGGTCGCCGACCACATCATCGACCTCGGCCCCGAGGGCGGTGTCGGCGGCGGCCGCATCCTCTGCACCGGCACCCCCGAGGAAATCCTTTCCTGCACGGAGAGCCACACGGCGCGCTTCCTCAAAGCCGAGCTGCCCGCCGGGGTGGTGCCCATGAAGCGGCCGCCCTCAAAGGCGGCACCCACGGGGCTCCCTCCCACGAAGGCGGAACGCGAAGCCGCGCTCGCTGCTGCGAAGGCCGAGGCCAAAGCCGCGAAGGCCGCCGCCGCTCAGGACGCCGCGCCCCGGAAGACAGCCGCAAAAACGCCCCCCGCGGCAAAGTCCGCGCGCAAGAAAAAGTAA
- a CDS encoding GNAT family N-acetyltransferase, whose protein sequence is MDQWMLKAFNDLTPSELYALLRLRSEVFVVEQNCVFLDMDGADDGCYHLMGWTGGMDVPDGIGGFIPAGPAILGAYARIVPPGLKFAEPSIGRVVTAPSVRGKGMGRTLIDQSLTHLYALYGQQPVRIGAQQYLVDFYGSFGFVQTGGVYMEDDIAHVEMVKR, encoded by the coding sequence ATGGATCAGTGGATGCTCAAAGCCTTTAACGACCTTACCCCCTCCGAACTCTACGCCCTGCTTCGCCTGCGCAGCGAGGTGTTTGTGGTGGAGCAAAATTGTGTGTTCCTGGACATGGACGGCGCGGACGACGGGTGTTACCACCTCATGGGTTGGACCGGGGGCATGGACGTTCCCGACGGCATCGGAGGCTTTATTCCCGCCGGTCCGGCGATTTTGGGCGCCTACGCCCGGATCGTGCCGCCCGGGCTGAAATTTGCCGAACCGTCCATCGGCCGCGTGGTTACGGCCCCTTCCGTCCGGGGCAAAGGCATGGGCAGGACCCTTATCGATCAATCACTTACGCATCTTTATGCCCTCTATGGTCAGCAGCCTGTCAGGATTGGCGCCCAGCAATACCTCGTCGATTTCTACGGTTCCTTTGGCTTCGTCCAAACGGGCGGCGTGTACATGGAAGACGACATAGCCCATGTAGAGATGGTCAAACGTTAG
- a CDS encoding replication-associated recombination protein A has product MAPTIPLAERMRPTRLDDLIGQEHLAGKGSILRTAIEQGKIPSLILWGPPGVGKTTIAGIIAHTLNVPFHTLSAISSGVKEVRAVIEEAKDHPGSILFIDEIHRFNKGQQDALLGAVEKGIVTLIGATTENPSFEVNGALLSRSQVYILKPLSDADLEKLLHKALETDPAMKASGLALAETAALLQLSGGDARKLLNLLELVAQAKPPGGKVTNDFVMSVAQQKVALYDKSGDQHYDIISAFIKSMRGSDPNAALYWLARMIEGGEDVTFIARRMVILASEDIGNANPTALVMANATFDAVHKIGYPEANIILSQCVTYLACSPKSNAAVEAIGAAMAAVKKYGDQPVPLHIRNAPTRLMKNLGYGKDYQYSHAYDNHFSNQEYLPEALAGTKFYEPGHNAREDELRRYLKQLWKDKYNY; this is encoded by the coding sequence ATGGCGCCCACCATTCCACTGGCAGAACGAATGCGGCCCACACGGCTGGATGACCTGATCGGACAAGAACACCTCGCAGGCAAAGGCAGCATCCTGCGCACCGCGATCGAACAGGGCAAGATCCCCTCGCTGATCCTTTGGGGACCGCCGGGGGTCGGCAAAACAACGATCGCAGGGATCATCGCCCACACTTTGAATGTTCCTTTCCATACCCTTAGCGCCATTTCCAGCGGGGTGAAAGAAGTCCGGGCGGTGATCGAAGAAGCCAAAGACCATCCGGGGTCCATTCTTTTTATAGACGAAATACACCGTTTTAACAAGGGCCAGCAAGACGCCCTGCTGGGGGCTGTGGAAAAGGGCATCGTCACGCTGATCGGGGCCACCACCGAAAACCCCAGTTTCGAGGTCAATGGGGCCTTGCTGAGCCGCAGCCAGGTGTATATCCTCAAACCGTTGTCCGATGCGGATCTCGAAAAGCTGCTCCATAAGGCGTTGGAGACCGACCCGGCGATGAAGGCTTCGGGTTTGGCGCTCGCGGAAACGGCCGCCTTGCTACAACTGTCGGGCGGGGATGCGCGCAAGCTGCTCAACTTGCTGGAGCTCGTGGCCCAGGCAAAGCCACCCGGCGGCAAAGTGACCAATGACTTTGTCATGTCCGTGGCCCAGCAAAAGGTGGCCCTCTACGATAAAAGCGGGGACCAACACTACGACATCATCTCTGCATTTATAAAGTCGATGCGCGGGAGCGATCCCAATGCCGCGTTGTACTGGCTGGCACGGATGATCGAGGGCGGCGAAGACGTCACCTTTATCGCCCGCCGGATGGTCATCCTGGCCAGCGAAGACATCGGTAACGCCAACCCTACGGCCCTCGTCATGGCCAACGCCACCTTTGACGCGGTCCATAAGATCGGCTACCCCGAGGCGAACATTATCCTATCGCAGTGCGTCACCTACCTCGCCTGCTCTCCCAAAAGCAACGCAGCCGTGGAAGCGATCGGGGCGGCCATGGCCGCGGTGAAGAAATACGGCGACCAGCCGGTGCCTCTACACATCCGCAACGCACCCACCCGCCTCATGAAAAACCTAGGGTATGGAAAGGACTACCAATATTCCCATGCCTACGACAACCATTTCAGCAACCAGGAATACCTGCCCGAAGCCCTTGCCGGGACGAAGTTCTACGAACCCGGTCACAACGCCCGGGAAGACGAGCTGAGGCGTTACCTCAAACAACTTTGGAAGGACAAATACAATTACTAG
- the aspS gene encoding aspartate--tRNA ligase: MLRTHTCGELTIGNVQQTVTLSGWVQTIRKFGAITFVDLRDRYGITQLVFNESLNPQLDEQPLGREYVLQAEGTVLERTNKNPNIPTGDIEIAVQAFRILNKSAVPPFTIQDDTDGGDDLRMKYRYLDLRRPQVRRNLELRYQVNRTTRNFLHQQGFMDLETPFLIKSTPEGARDFVVPSRMNPGQFYALPQSPQTFKQLLMVSGYDRYFQIVKCFRDEDLRADRQPEFTQIDCEMSFVEQEDILNTFEALTKYIFKEVKGIDIDYTFPRMTFDEAMWNYGNDKPDIRFGMKLTNLKTPSSVYPSLRGAMAFEAPTGFGVFDDAETVLAIAAPGLSEYTRKQLDELTEWVKRPQIGMKGLAYIKCNSDGTYKSSLDKFFDESRLKTLSATVGAGSGDLVLILAGAEERTRKAMSELRLEIGNRLGLRKKDEFRPLWVVDFPLFEYSEEDNRWVARHHPFTAPKPDHIAVMIENDPAITDPAAYLAHPYASVKANAYDLVLNGTEIGGGSIRIYQRELQEKMFAALGMSPEEARHKFGFLLGAFEYGAPPHGGIALGFDRLCALLGGSESIRDFIAFPKNNSGRDVMLDAPSTIDQKQLDELQIDTKATIA; the protein is encoded by the coding sequence ATGCTAAGAACACATACCTGCGGAGAACTGACGATAGGAAACGTACAACAGACGGTGACTTTGTCCGGCTGGGTGCAAACGATCCGGAAATTCGGGGCCATTACTTTCGTGGACCTGAGGGACCGGTACGGCATTACCCAGTTGGTGTTTAACGAATCCCTGAATCCCCAGTTGGATGAACAACCGTTGGGGCGTGAGTATGTGCTCCAGGCGGAAGGGACCGTCCTGGAACGGACGAACAAAAACCCGAATATCCCTACGGGAGACATCGAGATCGCCGTACAGGCGTTTCGCATCCTGAATAAATCCGCGGTGCCTCCCTTTACGATCCAGGACGATACGGACGGGGGGGACGACCTGCGTATGAAATACCGCTACCTGGACCTTCGCCGGCCCCAGGTGCGCCGGAACCTCGAACTGCGCTACCAGGTCAACCGGACCACCCGGAACTTCCTGCACCAGCAAGGGTTTATGGACCTGGAAACGCCTTTCCTGATCAAGTCCACACCGGAAGGTGCGCGCGACTTTGTGGTCCCTTCCCGGATGAACCCGGGTCAGTTTTACGCCCTGCCCCAGTCTCCCCAGACGTTCAAGCAGCTCCTGATGGTGAGCGGTTATGACCGCTACTTTCAGATCGTAAAGTGTTTCCGGGACGAGGACCTGCGGGCGGACCGCCAGCCGGAGTTTACCCAGATCGACTGCGAGATGAGCTTTGTGGAACAGGAGGACATCCTGAACACCTTCGAGGCTTTGACCAAGTACATATTTAAAGAAGTCAAGGGGATCGACATCGACTACACGTTTCCACGGATGACCTTTGACGAGGCGATGTGGAATTATGGAAACGATAAACCGGACATCCGGTTCGGGATGAAACTCACGAACCTGAAGACGCCTTCATCGGTGTACCCATCGCTGCGGGGCGCCATGGCGTTCGAGGCCCCCACGGGGTTCGGTGTTTTCGACGACGCTGAGACGGTGCTCGCCATCGCGGCGCCCGGTCTCTCGGAGTATACCCGCAAACAGCTCGACGAACTCACCGAGTGGGTCAAACGCCCGCAGATCGGCATGAAAGGGCTGGCGTATATCAAGTGCAATTCGGACGGTACTTATAAAAGCTCATTAGATAAATTCTTCGACGAGTCGCGTCTCAAAACCCTGTCGGCCACCGTGGGCGCTGGTTCCGGCGACCTGGTCCTGATCCTTGCCGGCGCGGAAGAGCGCACCCGTAAAGCGATGAGCGAACTCCGCCTGGAAATCGGGAATCGTTTGGGGCTGCGCAAAAAGGATGAATTCCGCCCCCTATGGGTCGTGGACTTCCCGCTGTTCGAATACAGCGAGGAGGACAACCGCTGGGTCGCGCGTCACCATCCGTTCACGGCGCCAAAACCCGACCATATCGCGGTGATGATTGAGAACGATCCGGCCATTACCGATCCGGCGGCCTACCTCGCACATCCGTATGCCTCCGTCAAGGCCAACGCCTACGACCTCGTCCTCAACGGAACCGAGATCGGCGGGGGCTCCATCCGGATCTACCAGCGGGAACTGCAGGAAAAAATGTTTGCCGCCCTGGGCATGAGCCCGGAAGAAGCCCGGCATAAGTTTGGCTTCCTGCTGGGCGCCTTTGAATATGGCGCGCCGCCCCACGGGGGCATTGCCCTTGGTTTCGACCGCCTCTGCGCGCTGCTCGGGGGAAGCGAAAGCATCAGGGACTTTATTGCTTTTCCAAAAAACAACAGCGGGCGTGACGTCATGCTGGACGCGCCCTCTACCATCGACCAGAAACAATTGGACGAATTGCAGATCGATACAAAAGCGACAATCGCATGA
- the dnaJ gene encoding molecular chaperone DnaJ encodes MAKRDYYEILGVAKGCSADELKKAYRKVAMQFHPDRNPGNKEAEEKFKEAAEAYEILSDQDRRAQYDRYGHAGVSGNGRPGGFGPGAGMSMDDIFSQFGDIFGDDLFGSFFGGARGGRAGGRARGVRGSNLRIKIKLTYEEIASGVNKTIKVKKYVPCQTCSGSGAKDKSSVQTCPTCGGNGQVRKVTNTFLGQMQTVSTCPTCNGEGTTITNKCTTCKGEGRAFGEETVSIDIPAGVQEGMQLSLSGKGNAGERGGAPGDLIILVEEEPHPSLHRDGLNVAYDLYLTFPEAVFGTSVEVPTIDGKAKIKIPTGTQSGKIFRLRGKGFPAVNSYERGDQLVHVNVWTPQNVTSEEKAMLEKMAESSNFQPRPEKSEKSFFDKVREMFS; translated from the coding sequence ATGGCGAAAAGAGATTATTACGAGATACTCGGGGTTGCAAAGGGCTGCTCGGCCGATGAGCTGAAAAAAGCCTACCGTAAGGTGGCCATGCAGTTCCATCCGGACCGGAATCCCGGGAACAAGGAAGCGGAGGAAAAGTTTAAGGAAGCCGCGGAGGCTTACGAGATCCTCAGCGACCAGGACCGCCGGGCCCAGTATGACCGTTACGGGCATGCGGGGGTCAGCGGTAACGGCCGTCCCGGCGGGTTCGGCCCGGGCGCGGGGATGAGCATGGATGACATCTTTAGCCAGTTCGGAGATATTTTCGGGGATGATCTTTTCGGCAGCTTTTTTGGCGGCGCCCGCGGTGGGCGCGCGGGCGGACGGGCGCGCGGGGTCCGGGGCAGCAACCTCCGGATCAAAATCAAACTGACGTACGAGGAAATCGCCAGCGGGGTCAACAAGACCATCAAGGTGAAAAAATATGTCCCCTGCCAGACGTGTTCGGGCAGCGGGGCGAAAGACAAAAGCAGCGTCCAGACGTGTCCCACCTGCGGGGGGAACGGCCAGGTCCGCAAGGTAACCAATACGTTCCTTGGGCAGATGCAGACGGTGTCTACCTGTCCCACCTGTAACGGGGAGGGGACGACGATCACCAACAAGTGTACGACCTGTAAGGGTGAAGGCAGGGCCTTTGGCGAAGAAACCGTGTCGATCGATATTCCTGCCGGGGTTCAGGAAGGCATGCAGCTAAGCCTGAGCGGCAAGGGGAACGCGGGAGAACGCGGGGGCGCCCCCGGCGACCTGATCATCCTCGTAGAGGAAGAACCGCATCCGTCCCTGCACCGGGATGGGCTGAACGTGGCGTATGACCTTTACCTCACCTTCCCCGAGGCGGTCTTTGGCACCTCGGTGGAAGTACCTACCATAGACGGAAAGGCAAAGATCAAAATACCCACGGGCACGCAAAGCGGAAAGATCTTCCGTTTGCGCGGCAAGGGGTTCCCGGCGGTCAATTCCTATGAGCGCGGGGATCAACTGGTCCACGTCAATGTGTGGACACCGCAGAACGTAACGAGCGAGGAAAAAGCCATGCTGGAGAAGATGGCAGAATCCTCGAATTTCCAACCCAGACCCGAAAAGTCCGAGAAGTCCTTCTTTGATAAGGTGAGGGAAATGTTCAGCTGA